A window from Hoeflea sp. IMCC20628 encodes these proteins:
- a CDS encoding IS3 family transposase (programmed frameshift) yields the protein MKTSRFSELQILAILRQAEGGVPMSELCREHGMSSASFYKWRAKYGGMDASMISQMKALEDENRRLKKMYAEMSMQAELLKEALGKKMTRPSQRREMAGKAVALRGVSIALACRNFDVSGTCYRYRAKLNDENEQIADLLIGLTRAKKTWGFGLCFLYLRNVQGHRWNHKRVYRIYRELELNLRIKPRKRLKRDKPDALAVPDQPNLVWSIIARQTSEAPSRGDFMADRLEDGRQFRLLNVLDDFNREGLGIEVDFSLPAERVIRSLNQIIEWRGKPFAIRVDNGPEYVSGKLMEWAENQGIALNHIQPGKPQQNAYVERYNRTVRHEWLDQYIIESIEEAQEFATQWLWTYNNERPNMGIGGITPAQKLKIAGHPH from the exons GCGCCAGGCGGAGGGCGGTGTGCCTATGTCCGAGCTATGCCGGGAACATGGGATGAGCTCGGCCTCATTTTACAAATGGCGGGCCAAGTATGGCGGCATGGATGCGTCTATGATCAGCCAAATGAAGGCTCTGGAAGACGAGAACCGCCGGCTGAAGAAAATGTATGCCGAGATGAGCATGCAGGCCGAGCTTCTGAAGGAGGCCCTTGGAA AAAAAATGACGCGGCCATCTCAACGCCGGGAGATGGCCGGGAAGGCAGTGGCGTTGCGAGGGGTGAGCATTGCGCTTGCCTGCCGCAACTTCGATGTCAGCGGGACCTGCTATCGTTACAGGGCCAAGCTGAACGACGAGAACGAGCAGATCGCCGATCTCCTGATCGGGTTAACGAGGGCGAAAAAGACCTGGGGTTTTGGCCTCTGTTTCCTTTATCTGCGCAATGTCCAGGGCCATCGTTGGAACCACAAGCGTGTCTATCGCATCTACCGCGAACTGGAACTGAACCTGCGGATCAAGCCGCGCAAGCGTTTGAAGCGGGACAAGCCGGATGCACTGGCCGTCCCGGATCAGCCAAACTTGGTCTGGTCCATCATTGCCCGGCAGACAAGCGAAGCGCCGTCGAGAGGGGACTTCATGGCGGACCGTCTGGAGGATGGAAGGCAGTTCCGGCTGCTGAATGTCCTGGACGACTTCAACCGCGAAGGACTCGGCATCGAAGTGGATTTCTCGCTTCCCGCCGAGCGCGTCATCCGCAGTCTGAACCAGATCATCGAATGGCGCGGCAAACCATTCGCAATCCGTGTAGATAATGGGCCTGAATACGTCAGCGGCAAGCTGATGGAATGGGCTGAGAACCAGGGTATTGCCTTGAACCATATCCAGCCAGGAAAGCCGCAGCAGAATGCATATGTCGAGCGCTACAACCGCACAGTCCGGCATGAATGGCTTGACCAATACATCATCGAAAGCATCGAGGAGGCACAGGAGTTCGCCACGCAATGGCTATGGACCTATAACAATGAACGGCCCAATATGGGCATCGGCGGCATCACACCCGCACAGAAACTGAAAATAGCTGGACACCCGCATTAA
- a CDS encoding NADH-quinone oxidoreductase subunit A has translation MTELLGAYVPIAIFIGLALVIGLALLIAPFAIAYKNPDPEKLSAYECGFNAFDDARMKFDVRFYLVSILFIIFDLEVAFLFPWAVSFGDIGWMGFWSMMAFLGVLTIGFVYEWKKGALEWE, from the coding sequence ATGACGGAACTTCTGGGCGCTTATGTGCCAATTGCCATTTTCATCGGACTTGCGCTGGTCATCGGACTGGCACTGCTGATCGCGCCTTTCGCGATCGCCTACAAGAATCCTGATCCGGAAAAACTCTCGGCCTATGAATGCGGATTCAACGCATTTGATGATGCGCGCATGAAATTCGATGTGCGATTCTATCTGGTGTCGATCCTGTTCATCATCTTTGACCTCGAAGTCGCATTCCTGTTTCCCTGGGCGGTGTCGTTCGGCGATATCGGCTGGATGGGATTTTGGTCGATGATGGCGTTTCTCGGCGTGCTGACGATCGGCTTTGTCTATGAATGGAAAAAGGGAGCCCTCGAATGGGAGTGA
- a CDS encoding NADH-quinone oxidoreductase subunit B, whose protein sequence is MGVSNAPVVAPAPKGIIDPSTGKPVGSNDPFFGEINNELADKGFLVTSTDELINWSRTGSLMWMTFGLACCAVEMMQMSMPRYDAERFGFAPRASPRQSDVMIVAGTLTNKMAPALRKVYDQMPEPRYVISMGSCANGGGYYHYSYSVVRGCDRVVPVDIYVPGCPPTAEALLYGVMLLQKKMRRTGTIER, encoded by the coding sequence ATGGGAGTGAGCAACGCACCAGTGGTGGCGCCTGCGCCCAAGGGCATCATTGATCCTTCGACCGGCAAGCCGGTGGGCAGCAACGATCCGTTTTTCGGCGAGATCAACAATGAACTGGCCGATAAGGGCTTTCTGGTCACCTCGACCGATGAGTTGATCAACTGGTCGCGCACCGGCTCGCTGATGTGGATGACCTTTGGTCTGGCCTGTTGCGCCGTCGAGATGATGCAGATGTCGATGCCGCGCTATGACGCCGAGCGTTTTGGGTTCGCACCGCGCGCCTCACCGCGTCAGTCGGACGTGATGATCGTCGCCGGCACGCTGACCAACAAGATGGCGCCGGCGCTGCGCAAGGTCTATGACCAGATGCCGGAGCCGCGCTACGTGATCTCGATGGGATCATGCGCCAATGGCGGCGGCTACTATCACTATTCCTACTCGGTGGTGCGCGGTTGCGACCGCGTGGTGCCGGTGGACATCTATGTTCCCGGTTGCCCGCCCACAGCCGAAGCCTTGCTGTACGGGGTAATGCTTCTGCAAAAGAAGATGCGCCGCACCGGCACGATCGAGCGCTAG
- a CDS encoding NADH-quinone oxidoreductase subunit C → MSQALKELSDYLTEVKGELFDTTVIAYDELTLATQPSKLIELMTFLRDDSQCQFVSFIDVCGVDWPGRAERFDVVYHLLSPRQNFRIRVKIMTSEDVAVPSLTAVYPGADWFEREAYDLFGILFSGHPDLRRILTDYGFEGHPLRKDFPPTGFVEVRYDDQVKRVVYEPVELKQEFRNFDFLSPWEGTDYVLPGDEKAKG, encoded by the coding sequence ATGAGCCAGGCCCTCAAGGAACTTTCGGATTATCTCACAGAAGTCAAAGGCGAGCTGTTTGACACGACTGTCATTGCCTATGATGAACTGACCCTTGCCACGCAGCCGTCGAAGCTGATCGAGCTGATGACGTTCCTGCGCGACGATTCGCAGTGCCAGTTCGTCAGCTTTATTGATGTCTGCGGTGTTGACTGGCCAGGCCGGGCCGAGCGGTTCGACGTGGTCTATCATCTGCTGTCGCCGCGGCAGAATTTCCGGATCCGGGTCAAGATCATGACATCGGAAGATGTGGCTGTTCCGTCGCTGACGGCGGTTTATCCCGGTGCCGACTGGTTCGAGCGCGAAGCTTACGATCTTTTCGGTATCCTGTTTTCCGGGCATCCGGATTTGCGTCGCATCCTCACCGATTACGGTTTCGAGGGGCATCCGTTGCGCAAGGATTTCCCGCCGACGGGGTTTGTTGAAGTCCGCTATGACGATCAGGTCAAGCGGGTGGTTTACGAACCTGTGGAGCTCAAGCAGGAATTCCGCAATTTCGATTTTCTCTCCCCCTGGGAAGGCACCGACTACGTGCTGCCGGGCGATGAAAAAGCCAAGGGGTGA
- a CDS encoding NADH-quinone oxidoreductase subunit D has protein sequence MNEHNVRNFNINFGPQHPAAHGVLRLVLELDGEIVERVDPHIGLLHRGTEKLIESKTYLQAIPYFDRLDYVAPMNQEHAFALAIEKLTGTTVPKRGQLIRVLYSEIGRILSHLLNITTQALDVGALTPPLWGFEEREKLMVFYERACGARLHAAYFRPGGVHQDLPHELVEDIGKWCDPFLKTCDDIETLLTDNRIFKQRNVDIAIVTLDDAWAWGFSGVMVRGSGAAWDLRRSQPYECYSELDFDIPIGKNGDCYDRYLIRMQEMRESVKIMKQCVEQLLGKERVGPVSATDGKIVPPKRGEMKRSMEALIHHFKLYTEGYRVPEGAVYAAVEAPKGEFGVYLVSDGSNKPYRCKIRAPGYAHLQAMDFICRGHQLADVSAALGSLDIVFGEVDR, from the coding sequence ATGAACGAACACAACGTCCGCAACTTCAACATCAATTTCGGCCCTCAGCATCCGGCCGCACACGGCGTGCTGCGTCTGGTGCTGGAACTCGACGGCGAGATCGTCGAGCGCGTCGATCCGCATATCGGCCTGCTGCACCGCGGCACCGAAAAACTGATCGAGTCCAAGACCTATCTGCAGGCGATTCCCTATTTCGACCGGCTCGACTATGTCGCGCCGATGAACCAGGAGCATGCCTTCGCGCTGGCCATCGAGAAACTGACCGGCACGACGGTGCCAAAGCGCGGACAGCTGATCCGGGTGCTTTACTCCGAGATCGGCCGAATCCTTTCGCATCTTCTCAACATCACCACGCAGGCGCTCGACGTTGGCGCGTTGACGCCGCCGCTGTGGGGCTTTGAAGAGCGCGAAAAGCTGATGGTGTTTTACGAACGCGCCTGTGGCGCGCGGTTGCACGCGGCCTATTTCCGTCCCGGCGGCGTGCATCAGGACCTGCCGCATGAACTGGTCGAGGATATCGGCAAGTGGTGCGATCCGTTCCTGAAAACCTGTGATGACATCGAGACGCTGCTGACCGACAACCGCATCTTCAAGCAGCGCAATGTCGACATTGCCATCGTCACGCTTGATGACGCCTGGGCCTGGGGCTTTTCCGGCGTCATGGTCCGCGGTTCGGGCGCCGCCTGGGATCTGCGCCGGTCGCAGCCCTATGAGTGCTATTCGGAACTCGATTTCGACATTCCGATCGGCAAGAACGGCGATTGTTACGACCGCTATCTGATCCGCATGCAGGAAATGCGCGAATCGGTGAAGATCATGAAGCAATGTGTCGAGCAGTTGCTCGGCAAGGAGCGGGTCGGACCGGTGTCGGCCACCGACGGCAAGATCGTGCCGCCCAAGCGCGGCGAGATGAAGCGGTCGATGGAAGCGCTGATCCATCATTTCAAGCTTTACACCGAAGGTTACCGGGTGCCCGAAGGTGCGGTTTACGCCGCTGTCGAGGCGCCAAAGGGCGAGTTCGGGGTCTATCTGGTCTCTGATGGCTCCAACAAGCCTTACCGGTGCAAGATCAGAGCGCCGGGATACGCGCATTTGCAGGCGATGGATTTCATCTGCCGCGGCCATCAGTTGGCCGACGTGTCGGCTGCTCTGGGGTCTCTTGACATCGTGTTCGGCGAGGTCGACCGGTGA
- a CDS encoding NADH-quinone oxidoreductase subunit E, giving the protein MSVRRLAEESVQPAEFAFNREFTAQAKVWIKKYPKGREQSAVIPLMMLAQEQDGWVTKRAIEKIADMLGMPYIRALEVATFYTQFQLKPVGTRAHVQVCGTTPCMLRGSEALMDVCRSKIHAEPLSLNESGTLSWEEVECQGACVNAPMVMIFKDSYEDLSPERLAYIIDRFEAGRPEEIRPGPQIDRVYSAPASGLTSLTEEIKPGKKSASKASASSAKSPEATRAGRPETPATETATKSPAEAKANVKADAKSAAKATAAPEMRDARKVPAGARATADTAAARKPVGGTKAIPAAALAGTTAKAGAKSASKPTLEDKNRPAGIAKPASPDDLKMISGVGPKIEGILHSLGIYTFAQVAAWKKAEREWVDGYLSFKGRIEREDWLNQAKALAKGGVAEYVKVFGKKPR; this is encoded by the coding sequence ATGTCCGTTCGTCGACTTGCCGAAGAGAGTGTCCAGCCAGCGGAATTCGCCTTCAACCGCGAATTTACCGCCCAGGCAAAGGTTTGGATCAAGAAATATCCCAAGGGTCGTGAGCAGTCGGCGGTGATTCCGCTCATGATGCTGGCTCAGGAGCAGGATGGATGGGTGACCAAGCGGGCGATCGAAAAGATCGCCGACATGCTCGGCATGCCCTATATCCGTGCGCTGGAAGTGGCGACATTCTACACCCAGTTCCAGCTCAAGCCTGTTGGCACGCGCGCTCATGTTCAGGTCTGTGGCACCACGCCGTGCATGCTGCGCGGCTCGGAAGCGCTGATGGATGTCTGCCGCTCGAAGATCCATGCGGAGCCACTGTCTCTCAATGAGTCGGGCACGCTGTCCTGGGAAGAAGTCGAATGCCAGGGCGCCTGCGTCAACGCGCCGATGGTGATGATCTTCAAGGATTCCTATGAGGATCTGTCACCGGAGCGGCTGGCCTATATCATTGACCGCTTCGAGGCAGGACGGCCTGAGGAAATCCGGCCCGGTCCACAGATTGACCGTGTCTATTCGGCACCGGCAAGCGGACTGACAAGCCTGACCGAGGAAATCAAGCCGGGCAAGAAGAGCGCTTCTAAGGCGTCTGCTTCTTCGGCCAAGTCTCCCGAGGCGACCAGGGCCGGACGTCCAGAAACTCCGGCAACCGAAACAGCCACCAAATCACCGGCTGAAGCGAAGGCCAATGTGAAGGCTGACGCGAAGTCTGCGGCAAAAGCTACGGCGGCGCCCGAAATGCGCGACGCCCGCAAGGTTCCTGCAGGCGCCAGAGCCACGGCCGACACCGCCGCCGCGCGCAAGCCGGTTGGCGGCACCAAGGCAATTCCGGCAGCGGCTCTGGCCGGCACAACAGCCAAGGCAGGCGCCAAATCGGCTAGCAAGCCGACACTCGAGGACAAGAATCGTCCCGCAGGGATCGCAAAGCCCGCCAGCCCGGACGATCTGAAGATGATTTCCGGCGTCGGCCCGAAGATCGAAGGCATTCTGCATTCGCTGGGAATCTACACTTTCGCGCAAGTGGCGGCGTGGAAAAAGGCCGAGCGCGAATGGGTTGACGGCTATCTAAGTTTCAAGGGCCGCATCGAGCGCGAAGACTGGCTCAACCAGGCCAAGGCGCTGGCCAAGGGCGGCGTGGCCGAATACGTCAAAGTCTTCGGCAAGAAGCCGCGATAG
- the nuoF gene encoding NADH-quinone oxidoreductase subunit NuoF, which produces MLADKDRIFTNIYGVYDKSLKGAMARGHWDGTKGFLEKGRDWIISEMKASGLRGRGGAGFPTGLKWSFMPKESDGRPHYLVINADESEPGTCKDRDIMRHDPHTLIEGCVIAGFAMGAYATYIYVRGEYMREREALQTAIDECYDAGLLGKNSKLGYDMDIYVHHGAGAYICGEETALLESLEGKKGQPRLKPPFPANVGLYGCPTTVNNVESIAVAPTILRRGGAWFAGIGRPNNTGTKLFCVSGHVNTPCTVEEAMSIPFRELIETHCGGIRGGWDNLLAVIPGGSSVPMVPGADIIDTPMDFDSLRDLKSGLGTAAVIVMDKSTDVVKAIWRLSAFYKHESCGQCTPCREGTGWMMRVMERMVKGNAQKREIDMLFDVTKQIEGHTICALGDAAAWPIQGLIRHFRPEMEARIDQYTRNAVQSRNVRLEAAE; this is translated from the coding sequence ATGTTAGCTGACAAAGACCGGATTTTCACCAATATCTACGGCGTTTACGACAAGTCGCTGAAGGGTGCGATGGCGCGCGGCCATTGGGATGGAACCAAGGGCTTCCTGGAAAAGGGTCGCGACTGGATCATCAGCGAGATGAAGGCCTCTGGCCTGCGCGGACGCGGCGGAGCCGGGTTCCCGACCGGGCTGAAATGGTCGTTCATGCCGAAGGAAAGTGACGGACGTCCGCATTACCTCGTCATCAATGCCGATGAGTCGGAGCCGGGCACCTGCAAGGACCGCGACATCATGCGGCATGATCCGCATACGCTGATCGAAGGTTGTGTGATCGCCGGTTTCGCCATGGGGGCCTATGCCACCTACATCTATGTGCGTGGCGAATATATGCGGGAGCGCGAAGCGCTGCAGACCGCGATTGACGAATGCTATGACGCCGGGCTGCTGGGCAAGAATTCCAAGCTTGGCTACGACATGGACATCTATGTGCACCATGGCGCCGGTGCGTATATCTGTGGCGAGGAAACGGCACTTCTCGAAAGCCTTGAAGGCAAGAAGGGCCAGCCGCGGCTGAAGCCGCCATTCCCGGCCAACGTCGGGCTTTATGGCTGCCCGACGACGGTCAACAATGTTGAATCGATCGCGGTTGCACCAACCATCCTGCGTCGTGGCGGCGCCTGGTTCGCAGGCATCGGCCGGCCTAACAACACCGGCACCAAGCTGTTTTGCGTGTCTGGTCACGTCAATACGCCGTGCACCGTTGAAGAGGCGATGTCGATTCCGTTCCGCGAGTTGATCGAGACCCATTGCGGCGGCATTCGCGGCGGTTGGGACAATCTGCTTGCGGTGATTCCGGGCGGATCCTCGGTGCCGATGGTCCCGGGAGCTGATATCATCGACACGCCGATGGATTTTGACAGTTTGCGTGACCTCAAGTCCGGTCTGGGCACTGCGGCGGTGATCGTCATGGACAAGTCGACCGATGTGGTCAAAGCCATCTGGCGGTTGTCGGCATTCTACAAGCATGAGAGCTGCGGCCAGTGCACACCATGTCGCGAAGGCACCGGCTGGATGATGCGGGTGATGGAGCGCATGGTCAAAGGCAATGCGCAAAAACGCGAAATCGACATGCTGTTTGATGTTACAAAGCAGATTGAAGGCCATACCATCTGCGCGCTAGGCGACGCGGCAGCCTGGCCGATCCAGGGTTTGATCCGGCATTTCCGTCCAGAAATGGAAGCGCGGATTGATCAGTACACACGAAACGCCGTTCAAAGCCGCAATGTGCGGTTGGAAGCGGCAGAATAA
- the nuoG gene encoding NADH-quinone oxidoreductase subunit NuoG, protein MAKIKVDGNEIEVPDHYTLLQACEEAGAEVPRFCFHERLSIAGNCRMCLIEVKGGPPKPTASCAMGVRDLRPGPNGETPEVFTNTPMVKKAREGVMEFLLINHPLDCPICDQGGECDLQDQAMAFGMDNSRYAENKRAVEDKYIGPLVKTIMNRCIHCTRCVRFTTEVAGISELGLIGRGEDAEITTYLEHAMSSELQGNVIDLCPVGALTSRPYAFQARPWELNKTESIDVMDAVGSAIRVDTRGREVMRVMPCINEQINEEWISDKTRFIWDGLRTQRLDRPYVRRNGKLEVASWGEAFAAIGMAVSAAAPDRIGAIAGDLATVEEMYALKTLMGSLGSANIDCRQDGAALDPTLGRASYIFNPTIEGIEDCDAVLIIGSNPRREAAILNARLRKRWRMSELPIGLIGEPADLRFGHEYLGAGPETLAGLVDGSNKFAAKLKRAKKPMIIIGQGALARGDGASVLANAAKLADAVGAVKGDWNGFAVLHTAAARVGGLDLGLVPGEGGLNAAEMLTGTDVLFLLGADELDFTRKTAGFTVYIGTHGDNGAHHADVILPAATYTEKSGTYVNTEGRVQMTNRAAFAPGEAREDWAVLRALSDVLGKKLPYDSLVALRVALYAEYPHFAEIDAISTGDGGAIAAIAKKPGKMNKSAFASTVKDFYLTNPIARASAVMAECSALAKTAKAVAAE, encoded by the coding sequence ATGGCCAAGATCAAGGTTGATGGAAACGAGATCGAAGTGCCGGACCACTACACGCTGTTGCAGGCGTGTGAGGAGGCCGGCGCTGAAGTGCCGCGGTTCTGTTTTCACGAACGGCTGTCGATTGCCGGCAATTGCCGCATGTGCCTGATCGAGGTCAAGGGCGGACCACCCAAGCCGACCGCGTCCTGTGCCATGGGCGTGCGCGATCTGCGACCCGGCCCGAATGGCGAGACGCCTGAAGTGTTCACCAACACGCCGATGGTCAAGAAGGCGCGCGAAGGGGTGATGGAGTTTCTGCTCATCAACCACCCGCTCGATTGCCCGATTTGCGACCAGGGCGGCGAATGCGACCTGCAGGACCAGGCCATGGCCTTCGGCATGGACAATTCCCGCTACGCGGAAAACAAGCGCGCGGTCGAAGACAAATATATCGGACCGTTGGTCAAGACGATCATGAACCGCTGCATTCACTGCACGCGCTGCGTTCGCTTCACCACCGAAGTGGCAGGCATTTCCGAGCTTGGCCTGATCGGCCGCGGCGAGGATGCCGAGATCACAACCTATCTTGAACATGCGATGAGCTCGGAATTGCAGGGCAACGTCATCGACCTTTGCCCGGTCGGTGCGCTGACCTCGCGTCCCTACGCCTTCCAGGCGCGTCCGTGGGAGCTCAACAAGACCGAATCCATTGATGTGATGGACGCTGTCGGCTCGGCGATCCGGGTGGATACCCGTGGACGCGAAGTGATGCGGGTGATGCCGTGCATCAACGAGCAGATCAACGAGGAATGGATTTCCGACAAGACCCGCTTCATATGGGACGGCTTGCGCACCCAGCGGCTGGATCGCCCCTATGTGCGGCGCAACGGCAAGCTGGAAGTGGCGTCCTGGGGTGAAGCCTTTGCCGCCATCGGCATGGCCGTGTCGGCCGCCGCGCCGGACCGCATCGGCGCGATTGCCGGCGATCTGGCGACGGTCGAGGAAATGTACGCGCTCAAAACGCTGATGGGATCGCTTGGCTCCGCCAACATCGATTGCCGTCAGGATGGCGCAGCCCTTGACCCGACACTGGGACGTGCCAGCTACATCTTCAATCCGACCATTGAAGGCATCGAGGATTGCGACGCGGTACTGATCATCGGCTCCAACCCGCGCCGCGAAGCTGCTATCCTCAACGCCCGGCTGCGCAAGCGCTGGCGGATGAGCGAATTGCCGATCGGCCTGATTGGCGAGCCGGCGGATCTGCGCTTTGGTCATGAATATCTCGGCGCCGGTCCGGAAACGCTCGCTGGGCTGGTCGACGGTTCGAACAAATTTGCCGCCAAATTGAAGCGCGCCAAAAAGCCGATGATAATCATCGGTCAGGGTGCTCTGGCGCGTGGCGATGGCGCGAGCGTTCTGGCCAATGCCGCAAAGCTCGCTGACGCTGTCGGCGCGGTGAAGGGCGATTGGAACGGTTTTGCTGTGCTGCACACGGCAGCCGCACGCGTCGGCGGTCTTGATCTCGGCCTGGTGCCGGGTGAGGGCGGGCTGAACGCGGCTGAGATGCTGACCGGCACCGATGTGCTGTTCCTGCTTGGCGCCGACGAGCTTGATTTCACCAGGAAGACCGCTGGCTTCACCGTCTATATCGGCACCCATGGCGACAATGGCGCCCATCATGCCGATGTGATTCTGCCGGCCGCGACCTATACGGAAAAATCCGGCACTTACGTCAATACCGAGGGCCGGGTGCAGATGACAAACCGCGCAGCTTTTGCTCCGGGCGAGGCGCGCGAAGACTGGGCGGTGCTCAGGGCGCTTTCGGATGTGCTGGGCAAGAAACTGCCCTATGATTCGCTGGTTGCCTTGCGTGTCGCGCTCTATGCCGAATATCCGCACTTTGCTGAAATCGATGCGATATCCACCGGTGATGGTGGCGCAATTGCCGCAATTGCGAAGAAACCGGGCAAGATGAACAAATCGGCGTTTGCTTCGACGGTCAAAGACTTCTATTTGACCAACCCGATCGCACGCGCTTCGGCGGTGATGGCTGAATGCTCGGCCTTGGCGAAGACCGCCAAGGCAGTGGCGGCGGAATAG
- the nuoH gene encoding NADH-quinone oxidoreductase subunit NuoH, which yields MDGFISTYLWPAAIMLGQSLLLLVSLLIFVAYVLYADRKIWAAVQLRRGPNVVGPWGLFQSFADLLKFVFKEPVIPSGANKGVFLLAPLVAVTLALATWAVIPVSAGWVIADINVGILFVFAISSLEVYGIIMGGWASNSKYPFLGALRSAAQMVSYEVSIGFVIVSVLLCVGSLNLTDIVMAQSDGIGTRMGLPNSLFDWHWFVLFPLFIIFFISALAETNRPPFDLPEAESELVAGFMVEYGSTPYMMFMLGEYTAIVLMCALTTILFLGGWLPPLDVWFLNWVPGIIWFVLKACMVFFMFAMVKAFVPRYRYDQLMRLGWKVFLPLSLGMLVIVAFVLKLTGTAP from the coding sequence ATGGACGGTTTCATCTCAACTTATCTGTGGCCTGCAGCCATCATGCTGGGGCAGTCGCTGCTGCTGCTGGTCTCGCTGCTGATCTTTGTCGCTTACGTTCTCTACGCTGACCGCAAGATCTGGGCTGCCGTGCAGCTTCGCCGTGGACCCAACGTGGTTGGTCCGTGGGGACTGTTCCAGTCTTTTGCCGACCTTTTGAAGTTTGTTTTCAAGGAGCCGGTGATTCCGTCGGGCGCCAACAAGGGTGTGTTCCTGCTGGCGCCGCTGGTGGCGGTGACCCTGGCGCTTGCGACCTGGGCTGTGATTCCGGTCAGCGCCGGCTGGGTGATCGCCGATATCAATGTCGGCATCCTGTTCGTCTTCGCGATCTCTTCGCTTGAAGTCTACGGCATCATCATGGGGGGCTGGGCTTCGAACTCGAAATACCCTTTCCTCGGCGCGCTTCGATCCGCTGCGCAGATGGTGTCCTACGAGGTCTCGATCGGTTTCGTCATCGTTTCGGTTTTGCTCTGCGTGGGCTCGCTCAACCTGACCGACATCGTCATGGCGCAGTCAGACGGCATCGGCACGCGGATGGGCCTGCCCAATTCGCTGTTTGACTGGCACTGGTTCGTGCTGTTTCCGCTGTTCATCATCTTCTTCATCTCGGCACTGGCCGAAACCAACCGTCCGCCCTTCGATCTGCCCGAGGCAGAATCCGAACTGGTTGCGGGTTTCATGGTCGAATACGGCTCGACGCCATACATGATGTTCATGCTCGGCGAGTACACGGCCATCGTGCTGATGTGCGCGCTGACCACGATTCTGTTTCTGGGTGGATGGCTGCCGCCGCTTGATGTGTGGTTCCTCAATTGGGTGCCGGGCATCATCTGGTTCGTGCTCAAGGCCTGCATGGTGTTCTTCATGTTCGCCATGGTGAAGGCCTTTGTGCCGCGCTACCGCTATGACCAGTTGATGCGGCTTGGCTGGAAGGTGTTCCTGCCGCTGTCGCTCGGCATGCTGGTGATCGTGGCTTTCGTTCTCAAATTGACCGGAACAGCCCCATGA
- the nuoI gene encoding NADH-quinone oxidoreductase subunit NuoI: protein MLAQAAKSLFLKEFVGAFFLSMRYFFAPKATLNYPNEKGPVSPRFRGEHALRRYPNGEERCIACKLCEAICPAQAITIEAGPRRNDGTRRTVRYDIDMVKCIYCGFCQEACPVDAIVEGPNFEFATETREELYYDKDRLLANGDRWERELARNIAIDSPYR, encoded by the coding sequence ATGTTAGCTCAAGCCGCAAAATCGCTATTCCTGAAGGAGTTCGTAGGCGCGTTCTTCCTGTCGATGCGCTATTTCTTCGCGCCCAAGGCGACGCTGAACTACCCCAACGAAAAAGGGCCTGTCAGCCCGCGCTTTCGGGGTGAACATGCGCTCAGGCGCTATCCAAACGGCGAAGAGCGCTGCATTGCCTGCAAATTGTGCGAGGCAATCTGCCCGGCACAGGCGATCACCATCGAAGCCGGTCCGCGCCGCAACGACGGCACCCGCCGCACGGTTCGCTACGACATCGACATGGTGAAGTGCATCTATTGCGGCTTCTGCCAGGAAGCCTGTCCGGTCGACGCCATTGTCGAAGGGCCGAATTTCGAATTCGCGACCGAGACACGCGAAGAACTCTATTACGACAAGGACCGGTTGCTCGCCAATGGCGACCGCTGGGAACGGGAACTCGCTCGCAACATCGCGATCGACTCGCCCTACAGATAA
- a CDS encoding NADH-quinone oxidoreductase subunit J, which yields MGLQALFFYLFAFVAVASAFMVIAARNPVHSVLFLILTFFNAAGLFLLTGAEFLAMILLVVYVGAVAVLFLFVVMMLDVDFAEMKSGALEYAPMGALVGIILAAELIVVLAGNTFNPAAAGSGANPIPPLSERTNTEALGDVLYTDFIFYFQIAGLVLLVAMIGAIVLTLRHRQHIKRQDINQQVARTPETAMEVVKVKPGQGI from the coding sequence ATGGGTCTGCAGGCTCTGTTTTTCTATTTGTTTGCCTTCGTGGCAGTGGCTTCCGCTTTCATGGTGATTGCGGCGCGCAATCCCGTGCATTCGGTTTTGTTCCTGATTTTGACCTTCTTCAACGCAGCCGGGTTGTTCCTGCTGACCGGCGCCGAATTCCTGGCAATGATCTTGCTGGTGGTCTATGTCGGCGCAGTGGCGGTGTTGTTCCTGTTCGTTGTCATGATGCTGGATGTGGATTTTGCCGAGATGAAGTCCGGAGCGCTTGAATATGCGCCGATGGGTGCGCTCGTCGGGATCATTCTGGCAGCAGAGTTGATCGTGGTTCTGGCCGGCAACACATTCAACCCGGCAGCAGCGGGCAGCGGGGCCAACCCGATACCGCCACTCAGCGAGCGTACCAACACCGAAGCGCTCGGTGACGTGCTCTACACGGATTTTATCTTCTATTTCCAGATCGCCGGACTGGTGCTTCTGGTGGCCATGATCGGCGCCATCGTGCTGACGCTCAGGCATAGGCAACATATCAAACGGCAAGACATCAACCAGCAGGTCGCCCGGACACCCGAAACCGCTATGGAAGTGGTCAAGGTCAAGCCCGGTCAGGGCATTTAA